Proteins encoded by one window of Dietzia sp. B32:
- a CDS encoding dolichyl-phosphate-mannose--protein mannosyltransferase yields the protein MTSTIGVRSPGRPLPAPDTGPVDTTRDRIVTGVILVLAFLSRFWGLTSATDKGTPVFDEKHYAPQSYNVSQLGIEENPAYGLVVHPPVAKQIQSIGGMLFDYSPLGWRFTAALAGVAVVLMVMRITRRLTRSTQLGLVAGLLMCLDGVTFVTSRIGMLDIYQVLFVVAAAGALLVDRDQMRARMHRAALEGRLHLSDLGPRLGFRWWRFTAGVMLGLALGVKWSGLYFIAFFGLMTVAWDWALRSRYAIRRPLAGALVRDAVPAFLTLVIWPAILHMFTWLPWFAGENSVYRHVVGDEVEDNWMPDAVQSWLYYQSSVLDFHSTLTTSAGNRHPWESKPWTWPMSLRPMLYYVEQGEGVTGCGEASCVRAIMLLGTPAIWWLAIPVLAWAFWRAVICRDGRYAFPLVGYMAGYLPWFFQHDRQMYFFYASVMAPFFIMMIALVLGEVAGRATDSPRRQLLGRAIVCLYLALVAVNFIYALPILAGTPITQAEWNLQLWLPSWR from the coding sequence GTGACCTCGACCATCGGCGTGCGCTCACCAGGACGCCCGCTGCCCGCCCCCGACACCGGTCCGGTCGACACGACCCGCGACCGGATCGTCACCGGCGTCATCCTGGTCCTGGCGTTCCTCTCGCGCTTCTGGGGCCTGACCTCGGCCACCGACAAGGGCACCCCGGTCTTCGACGAGAAGCACTACGCGCCGCAGTCGTACAACGTCTCCCAGCTCGGCATCGAGGAGAACCCCGCCTACGGCCTGGTCGTCCACCCGCCGGTCGCCAAACAGATCCAGTCCATCGGCGGCATGCTCTTCGACTATTCGCCCCTGGGCTGGCGGTTCACCGCGGCCCTGGCCGGGGTGGCCGTGGTGCTCATGGTCATGCGCATCACCCGGCGACTGACCAGGTCCACTCAGCTCGGGCTGGTCGCCGGGCTACTGATGTGCCTCGACGGCGTCACGTTCGTGACCTCGCGCATCGGGATGCTGGACATCTACCAGGTGCTGTTCGTCGTCGCGGCCGCCGGCGCCCTGCTGGTGGACCGCGACCAGATGCGCGCCCGGATGCACCGCGCCGCGCTCGAGGGCCGGCTCCACCTGTCCGACCTGGGGCCGCGCCTCGGGTTCCGCTGGTGGCGGTTCACCGCCGGCGTCATGCTGGGACTCGCGCTCGGGGTCAAATGGTCCGGCCTCTACTTCATCGCGTTCTTCGGGCTCATGACCGTGGCCTGGGACTGGGCGCTGCGCAGCCGCTACGCCATCCGGCGGCCCCTCGCGGGAGCGCTGGTCCGCGATGCGGTGCCGGCCTTCCTCACCCTGGTGATCTGGCCGGCGATCCTGCACATGTTCACGTGGCTGCCCTGGTTCGCAGGCGAGAACTCGGTGTACCGGCACGTCGTGGGCGACGAGGTCGAGGACAATTGGATGCCCGACGCGGTGCAGTCGTGGCTGTACTACCAGTCGTCGGTACTGGACTTCCACTCCACGCTGACCACCTCGGCCGGGAACCGGCACCCCTGGGAGTCCAAGCCCTGGACCTGGCCCATGAGCCTGCGGCCGATGCTCTACTACGTCGAGCAGGGCGAGGGCGTCACCGGTTGCGGGGAGGCCTCCTGCGTACGGGCGATCATGCTGCTGGGGACGCCGGCCATCTGGTGGCTGGCCATCCCCGTGCTGGCGTGGGCGTTCTGGCGCGCCGTGATCTGCCGCGACGGCCGCTACGCGTTCCCGCTCGTGGGCTACATGGCCGGTTACCTGCCGTGGTTCTTCCAGCACGACCGCCAGATGTACTTCTTCTACGCCTCGGTGATGGCGCCGTTCTTCATCATGATGATCGCCCTGGTCCTGGGCGAGGTCGCCGGCCGGGCCACCGACTCCCCGAGGCGGCAACTCCTCGGCCGCGCGATCGTCTGTCTGTATCTGGCGCTGGTCGCGGTGAACTTCATCTATGCGCTGCCGATCCTGGCGGGCACGCCCATCACCCAGGCCGAGTGGAACCTCCAGCTCTGGCTCCCCTCCTGGCGGTAG
- a CDS encoding BCCT family transporter, translating to MTTNAEHPVPSSSPGSGSDDPGAAPKLSLGVFVPALVLVVAVLLWGLGFTDSFQSVSTAAFDWTAQSVGWLFVLAATVFVAFILWLAFSKFGNVRLGPDDEGPRYRTTSWISMMFAAGMGIGLMFYGVSEPLSHYIDTPPGARPGVTTAMATTTFHWTAHAWAVYAVVGLALALTAYRYGGRHLISAAFVPLIGERRARGWMGKVLDVLAIFATVFGTAASLGIGALQIRAGLAETGTVSAESAAVAVGIIIVLGLCFVISAVSGIDRGIQLLSNINMAIAVALALFVLVASGAAVFILDLIPTSLGGYIGTFFDMASRSGASVDGTAGEWLSGWTVFYWAWWISWSPFVGMFLARISRGRTIREFVVGVLIVPSALSILWFSIFGGAALDLELRGRSIYGDGDSTLQLFALFGELPFTTVLSWVAVVLIAIFFITGADSASIVMAGMSQEGAEKPAHWIVVLWGVLTGAVAVLMLLPGLRAGEPDSALNSLQNLTIIAASPFVLVLGALCVAIVKALSRDPFITEKVYQLPKSERARRRGRVAAGTAGGSTTSGDGSTTA from the coding sequence GTGACCACAAACGCCGAACACCCCGTCCCGTCGTCGTCACCAGGCAGCGGCTCCGACGACCCGGGCGCGGCACCGAAGCTCAGCCTCGGGGTCTTCGTCCCCGCGCTCGTGCTGGTCGTCGCCGTCCTCCTGTGGGGTCTGGGGTTCACCGACTCCTTCCAGTCCGTGTCGACGGCCGCCTTCGACTGGACCGCCCAGAGCGTGGGCTGGCTGTTCGTCCTGGCGGCGACGGTGTTCGTCGCGTTCATCCTGTGGTTGGCGTTCAGCAAGTTCGGCAACGTCAGGCTCGGGCCCGACGACGAGGGGCCGCGCTACCGCACCACCAGCTGGATCTCGATGATGTTCGCGGCGGGGATGGGCATCGGACTGATGTTCTACGGCGTCTCCGAGCCCCTCTCGCACTACATCGACACCCCGCCGGGCGCCCGCCCCGGGGTCACCACGGCCATGGCGACCACCACATTCCACTGGACCGCACACGCGTGGGCGGTCTACGCGGTGGTGGGACTCGCGCTGGCGCTGACGGCCTACCGGTACGGGGGGCGTCACCTCATCTCGGCCGCATTCGTCCCGCTCATCGGGGAGCGGCGCGCGCGGGGCTGGATGGGCAAGGTCCTCGACGTCCTGGCGATCTTCGCGACCGTGTTCGGCACCGCCGCCTCGCTGGGGATCGGCGCACTGCAGATCCGCGCCGGGCTGGCGGAGACCGGCACCGTCTCGGCCGAGAGCGCCGCGGTGGCCGTGGGGATCATCATCGTCCTCGGCCTGTGCTTCGTCATCTCCGCGGTCTCCGGCATCGACCGCGGGATCCAGCTGCTGTCCAACATCAACATGGCCATCGCGGTGGCGCTGGCACTGTTCGTGCTGGTCGCATCCGGCGCGGCCGTGTTCATCCTCGACCTCATCCCCACATCGCTCGGTGGCTACATCGGCACCTTCTTCGACATGGCGTCGCGGTCCGGGGCGAGCGTCGACGGCACCGCCGGCGAGTGGCTCTCCGGATGGACGGTCTTCTACTGGGCGTGGTGGATCTCCTGGTCGCCCTTCGTCGGCATGTTCCTGGCCCGGATCTCCCGTGGTCGGACCATCCGCGAGTTCGTGGTGGGCGTGCTCATCGTGCCCAGCGCACTGAGCATCCTGTGGTTCTCGATCTTCGGCGGGGCCGCCCTTGACCTCGAGCTCCGCGGGAGGAGCATCTACGGCGACGGTGACTCCACTCTCCAGCTGTTCGCCCTGTTCGGCGAACTGCCGTTCACAACCGTCCTGTCGTGGGTGGCGGTGGTGCTCATCGCGATCTTCTTCATCACGGGGGCGGACTCGGCCTCGATCGTCATGGCCGGGATGTCCCAGGAGGGCGCGGAGAAGCCCGCGCACTGGATCGTCGTCCTGTGGGGCGTCCTCACGGGGGCCGTGGCCGTCCTCATGCTGCTACCCGGCCTGCGCGCGGGCGAGCCGGACAGTGCGCTGAACAGTCTTCAGAACCTCACCATCATCGCGGCGTCGCCGTTCGTGCTGGTGCTGGGCGCGCTGTGCGTCGCCATCGTCAAGGCCCTGTCCCGCGACCCGTTCATCACCGAGAAGGTCTACCAGCTGCCCAAGTCCGAGCGTGCGCGCCGGCGGGGGCGTGTCGCCGCGGGTACGGCCGGGGGGAGCACCACCTCCGGGGACGGGTCGACCACCGCCTAG
- a CDS encoding aminodeoxychorismate synthase component I, whose amino-acid sequence MHTWAGLPPDPIAVLNACARRAEREGLPPPAALLGDWLGAAAVIAPSVDLAPVDPAHVFAGDPLVVVEPDGTDPHVTLGFRSYPDVPPGATRLLPEAVSGRADGLLVLGHDGRWTARGTVPSPDDLAVRPDGGDDHSADHSAVHDDDEVPTLDWAAPDRDAHRAAVTSCLEAIRAGEIYQACLSTRLDGRLHGEPIALFSALWRRTKAGRAAFLSGPWGAIVSLSPETYLSRRGRDVRSSPIKGTLPLTADPAELRASTKDVAENIMIVDLVRHDLGRTADLGSVTVPELLTVHSAPGVWHLVSTVAARTGVPHSELVDTTFPPASVTGTPKLRARELISGWEPRARGLHCGAIGIAGPGELDLSVAIRTLEIAPDGRCEFGVGGGITIDSDPDAEWDECVHKAAFTWGGGQAPW is encoded by the coding sequence GTGCACACGTGGGCGGGACTGCCGCCGGATCCGATCGCGGTCCTGAACGCCTGCGCGCGCCGCGCCGAGCGTGAGGGCCTCCCGCCCCCGGCGGCCCTGCTCGGGGACTGGCTCGGCGCCGCCGCGGTGATCGCCCCGTCGGTCGATCTGGCACCCGTCGATCCTGCTCACGTGTTCGCCGGTGATCCCCTCGTCGTCGTCGAGCCCGACGGCACCGATCCGCACGTCACGCTGGGGTTCCGCTCCTACCCCGACGTCCCGCCCGGCGCCACCCGACTGCTACCCGAGGCCGTGTCCGGGCGCGCCGACGGGCTCCTCGTCCTGGGCCACGACGGCCGCTGGACCGCACGGGGCACGGTCCCCTCCCCCGACGACCTCGCCGTCCGGCCGGACGGCGGCGACGACCACAGCGCCGACCACAGCGCCGTCCACGACGACGACGAGGTCCCCACCCTCGACTGGGCGGCCCCCGACCGGGACGCCCACCGCGCGGCCGTCACGTCCTGCCTCGAGGCGATCCGGGCCGGCGAGATCTACCAGGCCTGCCTGTCCACGCGCCTGGACGGCCGACTGCACGGCGAGCCGATCGCGCTGTTCAGCGCGCTGTGGCGGCGGACGAAGGCCGGGCGTGCGGCGTTCCTCTCCGGGCCGTGGGGCGCGATCGTGTCACTCTCCCCGGAGACGTACCTGTCCCGGCGCGGCCGCGACGTCCGCTCCTCGCCCATCAAGGGGACCCTGCCGCTGACCGCCGACCCGGCCGAGCTGCGCGCGTCGACGAAGGACGTGGCAGAGAACATCATGATCGTCGACCTCGTCCGACACGACCTCGGACGGACCGCCGACCTGGGCTCGGTCACGGTCCCCGAACTGCTCACCGTCCACTCCGCACCCGGGGTGTGGCACCTGGTCTCCACCGTCGCCGCACGGACCGGCGTCCCGCACTCCGAGCTCGTGGACACCACCTTCCCGCCCGCGTCCGTCACCGGCACCCCCAAGCTGCGGGCGCGCGAGCTCATCTCCGGGTGGGAACCGCGGGCGCGGGGCCTGCACTGCGGCGCGATCGGGATCGCGGGGCCCGGGGAACTGGACCTGTCGGTGGCCATCCGCACCCTGGAGATCGCCCCCGACGGGCGGTGCGAGTTCGGCGTGGGCGGCGGCATCACGATCGACTCCGACCCGGACGCCGAATGGGACGAGTGCGTGCACAAGGCGGCGTTCACCTGGGGCGGCGGCCAGGCGCCCTGGTAG
- a CDS encoding mechanosensitive ion channel family protein produces MSDLTRQWLVEKPVMIALYIVLALLVRWVLHRGIDKVTAPSADGSPSAWRRRRQEKSDQRAEASASGPGPDGPHEEVTADESGGLTAAVLRKNNRRRSAEHVRTEHKRAERRAQRMATIGSVLKSIVSFAVLVWVVLQTLAILGVNVAPFIASAGIVGVALGFGAQALVRDFLSGLFMLFEDQYGVGDWVDLGEAEGTVEHVGLRVTSLRDLHGTLWYCRNGDIQRVGNYSQDFGVAFLEIPVSYTADVDRACTVAIETAKQAAREEPIASNLISGPELQGVNALDADFWSLRMTAVTQANAQWATERELRRRIRNAFDEAGIDAPYPEGLPVSAMRAMASE; encoded by the coding sequence ATGAGCGACCTCACCCGTCAATGGTTGGTCGAGAAACCGGTCATGATCGCCCTCTACATCGTGCTCGCGCTGCTGGTGCGGTGGGTGCTCCACCGGGGCATCGACAAGGTCACCGCACCGTCGGCGGACGGGTCCCCGTCCGCGTGGCGACGCCGCCGTCAGGAGAAGTCCGACCAGCGGGCGGAGGCGAGCGCGTCGGGCCCCGGCCCCGACGGTCCGCACGAGGAGGTCACCGCCGACGAGAGTGGTGGTCTCACCGCTGCGGTTCTGAGGAAGAACAATCGACGACGGTCGGCGGAGCACGTGCGGACCGAGCACAAGCGGGCCGAACGACGCGCGCAGCGGATGGCCACGATCGGGTCGGTGCTCAAGTCGATCGTCTCGTTCGCCGTACTCGTGTGGGTGGTGCTGCAGACACTGGCGATCCTCGGCGTCAACGTGGCGCCCTTCATCGCCTCCGCCGGGATCGTCGGTGTCGCCCTGGGCTTCGGCGCCCAGGCACTCGTCCGGGACTTCCTCTCCGGGCTGTTCATGCTGTTCGAGGACCAGTACGGTGTCGGCGACTGGGTGGACCTGGGCGAGGCCGAGGGGACGGTCGAGCACGTCGGCCTGCGGGTCACCTCCCTGCGGGACCTGCACGGGACGCTCTGGTACTGCCGCAACGGCGACATCCAACGCGTCGGCAACTACAGCCAGGACTTCGGCGTGGCGTTCCTCGAGATCCCGGTCTCCTACACCGCCGACGTCGACCGGGCGTGCACCGTGGCCATCGAGACCGCCAAGCAGGCGGCTCGCGAGGAGCCGATCGCGTCGAACCTCATCTCCGGCCCCGAACTGCAGGGTGTGAACGCGCTGGACGCGGACTTCTGGTCGCTGCGGATGACGGCGGTGACGCAGGCCAACGCTCAGTGGGCCACGGAGCGGGAGCTGCGGCGCCGCATCCGCAACGCCTTCGACGAGGCCGGGATCGACGCCCCGTACCCGGAGGGGCTCCCCGTGTCGGCGATGCGCGCGATGGCCTCGGAGTGA
- a CDS encoding DoxX family protein, which produces METLRDAAILLARVGLGVVFAAHGWQKFFTLGLSRVAEQFAGYGIPQPAVTAAIVAGVELVAGAALIAGLLTPLAGILLGVDMAGAFYFVHATNGPFITQNGWELVVALGVGALLVAAVGAGRFSIDRVLGG; this is translated from the coding sequence CCCGTGTCGGGCTCGGGGTGGTGTTCGCGGCCCACGGGTGGCAGAAGTTCTTCACCCTCGGCCTGAGCCGGGTGGCCGAGCAGTTCGCCGGCTACGGCATCCCCCAGCCGGCGGTCACCGCCGCGATCGTCGCCGGGGTCGAGCTGGTCGCCGGGGCGGCCCTCATCGCCGGGCTCCTCACCCCCCTGGCCGGGATCCTGCTCGGGGTGGACATGGCCGGGGCCTTCTACTTCGTCCACGCCACCAACGGACCGTTCATCACGCAGAACGGGTGGGAACTCGTGGTGGCGCTGGGGGTGGGCGCGCTGCTCGTGGCGGCGGTCGGCGCCGGCCGGTTCAGCATCGACAGGGTGCTGGGAGGCTAG
- the rsmI gene encoding 16S rRNA (cytidine(1402)-2'-O)-methyltransferase, which yields MTSGRVVLAATPIGNPADASDRLRQVLASADIVAAEDTRRLRSLSTALGVTIAGRVMSFFEHNEAGRVPQLIERVRAGDVVAVVTDAGMPAVSDPGYSLVVACIEAGLPVTCLPGPSAVTTALVLSGLPVDRFCFDGFPPRRPGRRRTWLARLATEERTCVFFESPHRLADTLAEAAQVLGADRRAAVCRELTKTYEEVLRGTLGELAERTAGGVLGEIVVVVEGVDGAGSTATLEDLVEIVEERVEAGERLKDACAAVAEGSAVTKRDLYQAVLDSRS from the coding sequence ATGACGTCCGGACGTGTCGTGTTGGCGGCCACCCCCATCGGGAACCCGGCCGATGCCTCGGACCGGCTGCGGCAGGTCCTGGCGTCCGCCGACATCGTGGCCGCAGAGGACACCCGCCGGCTGCGTTCCCTGTCGACGGCCCTCGGGGTGACCATCGCGGGGCGCGTGATGAGCTTCTTCGAGCACAACGAGGCGGGCCGCGTGCCACAGTTGATCGAGCGGGTCCGCGCCGGGGACGTGGTGGCGGTGGTGACCGACGCCGGGATGCCGGCCGTGTCGGACCCCGGATACTCACTGGTCGTGGCGTGTATCGAAGCGGGGCTCCCGGTGACGTGTCTGCCGGGACCGTCTGCGGTCACCACGGCGCTGGTGCTCAGCGGGCTGCCGGTCGACCGCTTCTGCTTCGACGGCTTCCCGCCGCGACGGCCGGGGCGTCGCCGCACGTGGCTGGCCCGGTTGGCGACCGAGGAGCGCACGTGCGTGTTCTTCGAGTCCCCGCACAGGCTGGCCGACACGCTCGCCGAGGCCGCGCAGGTCCTGGGTGCGGATCGCCGGGCCGCGGTGTGCCGGGAGCTGACCAAGACCTACGAGGAGGTTCTCCGCGGCACCCTGGGAGAGCTGGCCGAGCGGACCGCAGGCGGCGTACTGGGGGAGATCGTCGTGGTCGTCGAGGGTGTCGACGGTGCCGGGTCGACCGCCACACTCGAGGACCTGGTGGAGATCGTCGAGGAGCGTGTCGAGGCGGGGGAGCGGCTCAAGGACGCCTGCGCGGCCGTGGCCGAGGGGTCGGCGGTGACCAAGCGGGACCTGTACCAGGCCGTGCTCGACTCGCGTAGCTGA